CCTTTACCAGGATCTTGCACCAAAAAGCCTGAAATGCGTGACAAAGACCTTGGTCTCCTAGGTGGTGAGTCTGACATCGCCGCACTGCTTGACTGCTGCATATTCAAACTACCACTACTTGTGGTGGTGATGGTATTGGCAGTGTTGGCTGACTGACCCTCCCTCACTTTACTAGTGGAGTTTAGGAGGATCCATTTGGAATTTTGAAATAGCAAGAAAAGAAGTTGAAGAAAATAAGATAATGGAATAAAAAAAGTAGTGTGTAGTGTTTTGAaactaaaatgtatatttttataaattgaaAACGTATTATTTGAAGTTTTGAACTATGCTGATATATAGATcaacagttaaaaaaatattttaaaaagagacTAGTACTGAGGCAGATTTTTTCACTTCAGTGCTTACTGATAGACTATGCaagtgtgactttttttttttttagaaaggtttaaaaaaaaaaagtacttatatgtatatattttttttctgtgtataagaggtgcagtgtgtgtatgaggaatAGTGCACGTGTAAGGggcagtgtgctgtgtgtaggtgcgtaagatgtgaaaatctatcttaaagtctcctcctcccttcttcttaccttttaccagggaggagGAACAGAATGCTGCAaaccctggtggttcagtggtgacatgttcactttagcctgcagctcctccagttgCAGGCTGACactcctgcgagcacagcactgtatcggagcattgccatgggaaCGCAGGACAATGCTCCTACGAGCCATTTTGCGGCAGGAGCAcagcctcccaggcccttccctccctctgctggaattGCCAGAAggcaggtgagggagatctttgatctccttacCAGCCCGAGAGGACTGGCACTGCAGAGCAAGGCTGGCACTGCacaggccagcaggggagatgaaaggatctcccctgccggccttggtccacGGTCATcgtggcccactgggcatttccTGCAGAAATCATCTtcgtttttttatataaaccctGACTGAAGCCGTAGGTGTATTTGTGTTGGTTGGAGTTTCAAGGATGGTCTGCAGCCATGAATAGTCCCCGGGGGAAGAATTTCAGCCCTAACACTGGGATCTTCAGACAAAAAGGGAGGCTGAACTTTGTCTGGGAGACCCACGGtgcacatgggaaggtggcccaaaaaaaattaaataaaaaataaatttaaaattagGAAGTTCCTGTCTGTCTGAGAACAGAAAAAAGACTGGGTTGTGAAGAGAGGAGGGACCCTTTACACACTTGGTCTCATTTGAATTATGTGTCCTGTCCTGTTCTGGTCCTGAGGGAAACACCTTGCAATTTTTTTCAAaacttttaaagtgttttttaatTGTTATCTGAAGttgtagcagaaaaaaaaaaaatcattgagaGTCTTGATATTTGAATGTTCTTGCAATAGAAAACAAAGATATTTAGAAAAACTTTCTGCTAGTAGTGTATCAGTCAATTTAAACCTAGATTGtctctttaaagaaacactatagggtcaggatcacaaacatgtatttctgaccctatagtgtttaatccaccatttaggttgcTTGTCCCCCCTTAGAAAAgatgaaaactcaccttatttccagcctcGCTTGGGGCCTCCTTGGTGACCATCaaaattgccgatttttagccaatccaatgccttcccctaaggaaagcattggattggctgaaatcggcaaggaggtgATGCCAAACGCCGTTTTGgcaaatcagcacctcctcatagagaggcattgaatcaatgcctctctatgaggaaaattcagcgtctccaggcAGAGCATGAAGATGTTGAATAGCAGTACTGcctactgtgcagtactgccccaggatgcacttccagtggccatctgaggagtggccacttggaggtgtccctagggggaaaggtaaacactgccttttcattgaaaagtcagtgtttgcatgaaaatgcctgaaggcaatggtaaagcgctgcggaatttgatggcgctatataaataataacataataataatactcaccagaacaactacattaaactgtagttgttctggtgactatagtgtcctttaaaatgTTGAGCTCTGTCTTATGGTGTTTTATACTCCACCTCTtcatcctattgttcctgtaaatttttgtaatggtctcatttattgttaaatctccccccttctataatattgtaaagcgctacagaatttgttggcactatataaatgctaataataataataataataataataataagaaacatTGCCCAGCCAGTGCAGTAATAGGGCTGTATAGGGACAAAACAAAAGAGATGAACCAGGTAGAGTCTTTGCTATGCAGGTGACTGGCAATAGTTATAAATAGACAAGTCCACCAGAAATATCTACAGCGTTCAAATTATTTATTGTAAGAAGCATCAAAAATTCTaactaattttacattttaggccaaatgAACGCATAGACCTTTTTGGTAAAAAAATCACTCTGAATTCCCAACAAGttgcactttagtaaataatcttgaTGGTCATAGATCACAGAAGAGAAGCTGGATCAATAAGAAGGACCAAATCttcaggaatatatatatttgttaatcaATCTTAATATGAATTAAACCTAATGtggttaatttatttaatttactggTGAATGGTCAGGAATAAAGTCACATTTAACTCATTTAATATAGAGACATTTAACAAATATCACATGTGTTGTGAAAATGCACATTTGCAAAAATTTTACTCTATGTATTTGTCCAAAAAAATTATCTATGTACCATCAGCTGCTAACATGTCATTACACCTGTCAGAATTTTACATATCTTGCTTTTTTCAATAAACATTATTTACATTGTGTTAACTTGCATATGTGGTGATAAATCTGAGTTGAAAATGCTTCAAAAGAAAAGGTTTCTAGAACTCTTGCATGTCCTGCTTTTCCCATTGTAATTTTAAGACTTGGGTTTTTCACAAATCTTTCCATGGCATCACAGAATTCATGTGGTTGAGGCTGACAAAGATaacctgtaacattattcacaaCAGATTCTAATGGACCACCAGAATTAACAGCTATTACCGGGCTTCGCATGTACATAGCCTCTATGGGAACGATTCCAAAATGCTCATTACTTGGTGTGTACAGTACACATATACAATTATAGAGGAGGTTAAGTTTTTGCTCATCAGAAAAAGATCTTAAGAATGTTACATGATCACCTATACCTAATTGAGCAGTAAGATCATGTAGTTCCTGAAAATGCTCAACATTCTCTTTGACTCTTTCATCATATCCTCCAGCTATTATGAGATGAACTTTTTCCCATTCCAACATATTAAGTCTATCACGAAGATCACAAAAGGCTTTAAGTGCAAGATCtagatttttctttctttcatatCGGTTTACAGACAGAAAAACATGTTTTCTTTTCATAGGAACAATGTTGCTCAAATCTTCAAAAACATTGCATTCAAATTTGCTGATATTTAGTGATGGATAGAGAACATATATTTCTCTGTGAGACAAAGAAGCAAATGTTTGCTTGAAAACATTAGCTGTGAAATGACTGTTTACAAGAATACAGTCTGCCATGCCGGTTGTTTTCTCTTCTAGCCAATCAATTGGTGTTCTGTAGATCCTTTTAAGTGCGGATATCCTCTGTGTGAGCAGCTGATCTGGAAAATGGCAATAAAACaagattttctttggttttctAGTCCATTTGAAGAAAGGAATGCAAGCCGATACCTATGGGAGAAATTGGCATAATGGTGGTTTTAATGCAGCAATATTCTATAAAATCTTAAAACACTTTCACCTTATATAATGAACACTACAgtgttataaatacatttattaataagTCATGTAGTTCCTGAAGAAGGTAGCTGGGCAAGATTAAAAGCAAAGAAAGTGTAGAAATTACTAAAAAAATAACCCACCCCCATTAATCTGTACCCCATGTCCAGGCCTATCCAGCCTTATGATTTTAAGTCCTCGGAGCATTTGTTAACTGCTTCAGCAGtagaatgttaaagggacactatagtcacaagaacaactacagcttattgtatttgttctggttagtataattattcctttcaggctttttttttttcaggtcttCAGACTATTTGCAGTAAACaaggtattttcagagaaaatgcagtgtttacattacagcctagtgataactccactggccacttctcagatggctactagaggtgcttccagtggCAGTGCTACACACTGTGTGGTACTGCCATaccgtgtctccaccctctgcatgcacacactgaactttcctcatagaggatcTCTAGTAGgggatgctgactggccagggctgtgcttgacttatgctggctctgcctctgatctgcctcattgacagtctcagccaatcctatgggtaagcattgtgattggctcagacta
The nucleotide sequence above comes from Pelobates fuscus isolate aPelFus1 chromosome 4, aPelFus1.pri, whole genome shotgun sequence. Encoded proteins:
- the ALG2 gene encoding alpha-1,3/1,6-mannosyltransferase ALG2 produces the protein MEPPIVLFVHPDLGIGGAERLVVDAALALKSRGCDVRMWTAHYDLKHCFSETKDSGIPIRCCGDWLPRSLMGRCHALCAYIRMIFLALYIVFLSGETFDVVFCDQVSACIPFFKWTRKPKKILFYCHFPDQLLTQRISALKRIYRTPIDWLEEKTTGMADCILVNSHFTANVFKQTFASLSHREIYVLYPSLNISKFECNVFEDLSNIVPMKRKHVFLSVNRYERKKNLDLALKAFCDLRDRLNMLEWEKVHLIIAGGYDERVKENVEHFQELHDLTAQLGIGDHVTFLRSFSDEQKLNLLYNCICVLYTPSNEHFGIVPIEAMYMRSPVIAVNSGGPLESVVNNVTGYLCQPQPHEFCDAMERFVKNPSLKITMGKAGHARVLETFSFEAFSTQIYHHICKLTQCK